One window of Vespula pensylvanica isolate Volc-1 chromosome 15, ASM1446617v1, whole genome shotgun sequence genomic DNA carries:
- the LOC122634627 gene encoding integrator complex subunit 12-like isoform X3 — MVFFYRLIYINYKMSQLELDPQFTQGLRLLHSTNKDSAEQLRALLDEIIKQKYGPSKMLSNVLHKKYMMEEPVLSDHSSSSSSKKSKSSSKHSSKSSKNSSPVNLPARDTPPEIIQSDDTLALEILEDDLTCVICKGMDVGARNRLVECVECHSLYHQECHVPHILDSQIDVPRLVWYCSNCTKSQTPKERNSPKTVIESKSKEQKKSNSSGGTKITPNIHIISADKRLKDMMKKAKQEKRSANSNANAKNSSSASPASSSGKSSQEKSVMYKIKSGVE; from the exons atggtgtttttttacagattaatatatattaattacaaaatgtCACAATTAGAATTAGATCCTCAATTTACACAAGGCTTAAGACTTTTACATTCTACAAACAAAGATTCTGCTGAACAGTTAAGGGCGCTTTtagatgaaataattaaacagaAGTATGGTCCATCTAAAATGCTTTCTAATGTGTTGCACAAaaag tatatGATGGAAGAACCAGTATTAAGCGAtcacagtagtagtagcagtagtaaaaagagtaaaagttCTTCTAAACATTCGAGTAAATCGAGTAAAAACAGTTCTCCAGTTAATTTACCGGCACGGGATACTCCTCCAGAGATCATTCAATCAGATGACACATTAGCATTAGAAATTTTAGAAGATGATTTAACTTGTGTAATTTGTAAAGGAATGGACGTTGGAGCAAGAAACAGACTGGTCGAATGCGTAGAATGTCATTCTTTGTATCATCAAGAATGTCATGTTCCACATATATTGGATTCACAAATAGACGTTCCAAGATTGGTGTGGTATTGCTCGAACTGTACAAAGTCTCAG AcaccaaaagaaagaaattcaccAAAGACTGTAATAGAGAGTAAATctaaagagcaaaaaaaatctaattcaA GTGGTGGAACGAAGATAACACCGAACATTCATATCATTAGTGCAGATAAGAGGTTGAAGGATATGATGAAAAAGGCAAAACAAGAGAAGCGTAGTGCAAACAGCAATGCAAATGCCAAAAATTCCTCTTCTGCTTCACCGGCGAGTTCTTCAGGGAAATCTTCTCAGGAAAAATCTGTAATGTACAAAATTAAGTCAGGAGTGGAGTGA
- the LOC122634627 gene encoding integrator complex subunit 12-like isoform X2 — MSQLELDPQFTQGLRLLHSTNKDSAEQLRALLDEIIKQKYGPSKMLSNVLHKKYMMEEPVLSDHSSSSSSKKSKSSSKHSSKSSKNSSPVNLPARDTPPEIIQSDDTLALEILEDDLTCVICKGMDVGARNRLVECVECHSLYHQECHVPHILDSQIDVPRLVWYCSNCTKSQTPKERNSPKTVIESKSKEQKKSNSSSKYSEKYKSSSNNVNQSQPINRNSFPSGIGGGTKITPNIHIISADKRLKDMMKKAKQEKRSANSNANAKNSSSASPASSSGKSSQEKSVMYKIKSGVE, encoded by the exons atgtCACAATTAGAATTAGATCCTCAATTTACACAAGGCTTAAGACTTTTACATTCTACAAACAAAGATTCTGCTGAACAGTTAAGGGCGCTTTtagatgaaataattaaacagaAGTATGGTCCATCTAAAATGCTTTCTAATGTGTTGCACAAaaag tatatGATGGAAGAACCAGTATTAAGCGAtcacagtagtagtagcagtagtaaaaagagtaaaagttCTTCTAAACATTCGAGTAAATCGAGTAAAAACAGTTCTCCAGTTAATTTACCGGCACGGGATACTCCTCCAGAGATCATTCAATCAGATGACACATTAGCATTAGAAATTTTAGAAGATGATTTAACTTGTGTAATTTGTAAAGGAATGGACGTTGGAGCAAGAAACAGACTGGTCGAATGCGTAGAATGTCATTCTTTGTATCATCAAGAATGTCATGTTCCACATATATTGGATTCACAAATAGACGTTCCAAGATTGGTGTGGTATTGCTCGAACTGTACAAAGTCTCAG AcaccaaaagaaagaaattcaccAAAGACTGTAATAGAGAGTAAATctaaagagcaaaaaaaatctaattcaA gCTCGAAGTACtcagaaaaatacaaatcatCATCAAATAATGTAAATCAATCACAACctattaatagaaatagttTTCCATCTGGCATAGGTGGTGGAACGAAGATAACACCGAACATTCATATCATTAGTGCAGATAAGAGGTTGAAGGATATGATGAAAAAGGCAAAACAAGAGAAGCGTAGTGCAAACAGCAATGCAAATGCCAAAAATTCCTCTTCTGCTTCACCGGCGAGTTCTTCAGGGAAATCTTCTCAGGAAAAATCTGTAATGTACAAAATTAAGTCAGGAGTGGAGTGA
- the LOC122634627 gene encoding integrator complex subunit 12-like isoform X1, with the protein MVFFYRLIYINYKMSQLELDPQFTQGLRLLHSTNKDSAEQLRALLDEIIKQKYGPSKMLSNVLHKKYMMEEPVLSDHSSSSSSKKSKSSSKHSSKSSKNSSPVNLPARDTPPEIIQSDDTLALEILEDDLTCVICKGMDVGARNRLVECVECHSLYHQECHVPHILDSQIDVPRLVWYCSNCTKSQTPKERNSPKTVIESKSKEQKKSNSSSKYSEKYKSSSNNVNQSQPINRNSFPSGIGGGTKITPNIHIISADKRLKDMMKKAKQEKRSANSNANAKNSSSASPASSSGKSSQEKSVMYKIKSGVE; encoded by the exons atggtgtttttttacagattaatatatattaattacaaaatgtCACAATTAGAATTAGATCCTCAATTTACACAAGGCTTAAGACTTTTACATTCTACAAACAAAGATTCTGCTGAACAGTTAAGGGCGCTTTtagatgaaataattaaacagaAGTATGGTCCATCTAAAATGCTTTCTAATGTGTTGCACAAaaag tatatGATGGAAGAACCAGTATTAAGCGAtcacagtagtagtagcagtagtaaaaagagtaaaagttCTTCTAAACATTCGAGTAAATCGAGTAAAAACAGTTCTCCAGTTAATTTACCGGCACGGGATACTCCTCCAGAGATCATTCAATCAGATGACACATTAGCATTAGAAATTTTAGAAGATGATTTAACTTGTGTAATTTGTAAAGGAATGGACGTTGGAGCAAGAAACAGACTGGTCGAATGCGTAGAATGTCATTCTTTGTATCATCAAGAATGTCATGTTCCACATATATTGGATTCACAAATAGACGTTCCAAGATTGGTGTGGTATTGCTCGAACTGTACAAAGTCTCAG AcaccaaaagaaagaaattcaccAAAGACTGTAATAGAGAGTAAATctaaagagcaaaaaaaatctaattcaA gCTCGAAGTACtcagaaaaatacaaatcatCATCAAATAATGTAAATCAATCACAACctattaatagaaatagttTTCCATCTGGCATAGGTGGTGGAACGAAGATAACACCGAACATTCATATCATTAGTGCAGATAAGAGGTTGAAGGATATGATGAAAAAGGCAAAACAAGAGAAGCGTAGTGCAAACAGCAATGCAAATGCCAAAAATTCCTCTTCTGCTTCACCGGCGAGTTCTTCAGGGAAATCTTCTCAGGAAAAATCTGTAATGTACAAAATTAAGTCAGGAGTGGAGTGA